Within the Erigeron canadensis isolate Cc75 chromosome 6, C_canadensis_v1, whole genome shotgun sequence genome, the region TTTTTACATCAcccatatataataatgtagCTCATATATCACTACTAAGAATATTGAGTTTTAGCAAGGAAGCTATACAGCAAGAACACTAAGTCCTCACCAAATCTCGCTAAAAGACAAAAAGAGTGGGCCTAgttgatttttttgtttgacCGGATATTTAGCAAAGACATTGTCCTCGCAagacaatttttatttttttcatttattttattcgTTTGACTCATGGTCAAAAATGTAAGAAAAGTAGTACCAGAGCTATACGAAGGACTATGTCCTCactataagttttttatttttaacattataatttatatataaacatatatatgtattattttaattaatttatatatttttaaattttcagttcccattgatataaaaaaaatatcggGTTACATTTAGAGAGGACATAGTCCTCactataagttttttatttatttacattaacacttatacataaatatatgtattatatttattaatatgtgtatttcaaaattttcgGTTTCcgctaaaaatgaaaaaagtacCGGGTTACATTTAGAGAGGACAAAGTCCTTGCTTTAtgtaattgttattatttatttttttcttaacaatttaGTTTCAATAAATACGTATTTTTGATTCCCtccaaaacttaaaaatttcCCGGCTCACGTGAGGACGTTGTCCTTGCTAAaggcattattattatttttatcattattatgcttttaaatatattaaattgtaATAAGGTTTCTTTACAAATAATTCTCGCAACCACTAACACAAAAGGAAAAGACGATCAAAGTAATATTTTATACGCGTGATTGTAAAGTTGAGTTACTAAAGTGCTCCTTAATTACTGCCTATCTTTTCAAACCTCGTGTCTTCAGAAAGAAATTGCAAGGAAATGATGTACGAAGTCATGACCTCTTTTTCTTCCTGTTCTGGTTGGTCTTCCACCACAGACAAGGACATTTTATCTCCGACTATGCAAGGTAACTCTGAATCTTGACAAGCCGGATCTAAAGTATACTTATAGAGAATAATACTCCGGTTATAATATTCAAGGCAGAGCATGGGATTCGGTAATAGTTTAACACGGGCTATTTAGAAAGAGCAAATGGGTCAAGCCAGTCGAGGTCATGGTCTACTGGCTACTTcagttgtattttattttacaacTTCCTTTGCCGTACTCccaaacaaataattaaagtaATAAGTGAACCAATAAACAACTAGGTCTGGTCTGCTATATCTTCATTGGCCTCTCTTTTTTCGACATCCCTCAATTCTTGTTTATCACATAGAGAACTTGGACTTGCAACATCACATATCCATATAAAAACAGATTTATAAGTTTTGGTTGTTATGCAGATTGCAGAACCCTTAAATCATCATTTCAGGATTGCTGGAAATTTATATGACTTCAACCGGACCTGCTCCCTGATCAAAAGTAAAACAACGTCCAATCcaagttatttttaaataaatgttccAAATTAAATACTGTATTTATATGCCACAACTATGATGTCTTGGTTGTAAATTACTAGGTTATCTACAAATTTCCCATATGGTCGTGTTCTATTAAGCTCATAATGCTAAGCATATGTGGTTTACACATTGAAAATACACGTTGGGAAATTTTCAGCCCGAATGACTCAATTGAGTCATTCTCCCTTAAGATGTTTAGCTAAGCCTcaattgacccatttgaccagtTTGAGATGTAAAAACAGCCCAAATCGATCTActtaagtaaatgggttgaagttgCCACCTCTATGCTGTAACAAGCATATTTATCTGGGTTAACTTATTAGGAAGCATAGTACGAAGTAACCTGAAAACAGAGAATGTTCGGATATGATTTCATTGAATGCATAAATGAACTATGAACTGCCAGGAAACTAAGATATTATAATAATGGGCCCTTAGGAAGTCTGGGAGAGAGACACATGATAAAATGAAGAATGCCAGCATCTATGAATTATGACACCATTAGATTAATATATCTCCTTACAGTGGAATTATTTATTACATGAATTGGCAGGACATCAAGCTTCAATACAAACTCTATTGATAAACTTGGTGAATACTTGACATTGCTCGGCAGTTCTACATCAGTTAAAGATAGCCTCTTATACATAGAGAAGAGTCTAGAGAGAATATAATTATAagttggcatttccacaagtaCTTGTTTCATATTAAGCATGTATTATGCAACAAGTGTGGCCTCCAATGGAGGATTATCTCTTAACATGTAAACGACTTCCCTCATGCTAGGCCTAGTTGTGCTCTCATATCTCACGCACATCATCGAGATCTTTAACACATCTGCCACACTTGAGAGATTGTAACCACTGAGCCTCGAATCCAATAGAGACAACACGACCGAAGAATCTGTTGGGTGAGGAATCTTTGAAATCGTATCTCTTACCCACCTAACAATCTCCACCCCATCACCAAACTCCCCCACCGCTTTTTTACCTGATATCAGTACAAGAAGCACAACTCCAAAACTGTAGACATCACTTTTTTCATCTACCTTCAAGGTGTGTACATACTCTGAAACCAGTAAAACAGTAATAAAAAATGGACAAAGTAATAACTATTAATGGAAAATGTACTTCACGAAACACAGTGTACAATCAGATAAAGAATGAATAGATGGAAGTAAGTTGATTTATCAATACAGGCTCATAATATTTAATACTGTAGGTCTGTAGCATCTTATTTGTGAAGACAAATCTAATGTAGCAGCCTAGCTATCAAAATAGATTTAATTGCAATACGTATAATCATGTTCCTAGTACACTCATAAAAGTAAACGGAGAGGGATCCATCTTTAAAAATCCCTGATATAGGCGAACTTTGACTCTGATGTGTACAATAATTGTTTAACCAGTATTCTTATGcggatttttagtttttttcttagACCACCCTAAGATGCTTACTACGTAAGATTCGACCATGAGAGACCTATAGGACACCATACCACTAGATTGACTAGAGATGCACAAAGCGTGATCCTGGTCACGCCGTGCAGTTTTTGTTAAGAGAAAAACATGGCAAAAAATTCAGGGCAGGCTTAGCTGGGCTTTTGGAGAATATGTAGGCCAATTAAGGCCCAAACAGGCTAAGCAGGGTCAGACCGGGCCATTTGATGtatgatatacatataactttttttaaaaaaagctgGCTAAAAATCCCAGGCCGGGCTGCTTTTGGAAAAAGCTAGGCTTTTAAGCTTAGTGTCGGGCATTTGTGCTTTTTTGACTTTTAGGCATAGCACGACATTGCCAAAGCCTGGGCGTGACTGAATTTTTTCGGGTTTTACCCCATTTGTGAACATCTAAGGCGGACTTGGAGCTAATTACATATCTACTATTGTTGGAGTGAAAAACCATATATACAGTTTGCGTATTCGTAGCTTCCTAGACTAATTGTGTTGAAATGATTTGAAAGTATGAAACGATCACTCCCATAGGTAAAGACTACTTTTAGAGCATGTTATATCAAACATGAAAGAAGAATTGTAAgtttatgcattaaaattttataCCTGGTGCAATATATCCAAATGATCCAGCAATGCATGACATGTACTCGGAAGTACCAGAGCGCCTCAAGAACTTGGCCAGACCAAAATCAGCAACATGAGCCTCAAAGTCAGAATCCAACAGTATGTTATTCGATTTCACATCTCGATGTATGATCATCGGTGAGCAATCGTGGTGAAGGTAACACAATCCCTTTGCCACATCCACGGCAATTTTGTACCTTATTTCCCATTGCAAATATTCCCCACCCGGTCCATGCAAAATGTCACCTAAACTCCCATTAGACATGTACTCGAAAATTAGAAGATTGATTTCTCCTTTTGTTACGAACCCAAGTAATCTCACTATGTTCTTGTGCTTATATCTTCCTAATGTTTGGATCTCGGCATCAAACCCATACTCTCGGCTATTTAGACACTTGATAGCAATATCAACACCGTTGGGCATCAAACCATGGTATACGGTTCCAGCACCACCTCTCCCAATCACGTTCTCTTCTTTCAAGCACTCTACAATGTCTTCAACTTCAAATCCTAACTTCTGAAATGTGGTAAGCTTCCATGTTTCAGATATATCATTGCCTAACGTCCTAGTATGTCTCTTTTTTATACACATGATAGATACTAATGCACCGAAGCATATCAATATTGTGAATAAGACAACTGTGCTTAGGATGATCAAGAGTTTTGATTTGATGATTGAATGGCGCTTGTGATCTTTAGATCTGTGTGGGCCGTGAACTGCATCTGGTAAAGTAAGGTTGGGGTTTCCAGTAAGGATCGTATCATTGAATACTTGAAGTAGTCCTTCGGAGGGGACTATACCCGACAACTTATTATACGAAAGATCTAATGCCGTCAAGCTGTTTATGTGACCTAATATGCTTGGAATCTCTCCCATCAGTCGGTTTCGTGAGAGATTTAGGTTGCTCAAGCTTGCCAATTTCTGAAAATCTTTTGGAATTTcaccatatatattatttcggCTAAAATCTACCGAAGTCAAACCTGAACAATTACCAATCGAATCTGGAATGATACCAGTAAGATTGTTGCCACTGAGGTCAATCTTATACaaacttttcaaattaaaaatttccTTTGGTAGCTCACCAACGAAGTTATTTAATTCGAGGGAGAGGATTCTAAGATTGACGGAACCACTTATCCCTGAAGGTATATTACCTGTGACGCTATTGTTCGATATTGAAATAACTTCAAGAGAAGGACCATACTTTTCGGCAGGGAGTTCCCCGCTGAAATCATTATTACGGAGATCAAGCATGTAGAGTTCTGGCAAACTGAAGATGCCAATGGGTATAGATCCGTTGAAGTAGTTATTGTTTATTCGTATTTTTGTTAACGACTTGCAACTGCCAAGTTGAGCAGGTAGTGGGCCAAAGAACGAGTTTTCCATTAGAATCAATTCTTGTAAATTCCCTGATATCGATCACAAAATAAAACTACGTCAATGTGTGTTTTTAATACATAAGGCAATTCCTATTTGAGGATTTATCATCGTTAGCACCAATTCCTATTTGAATAGATCCTTAGTACCTATTTGACTTACTTTTAGATGATTCTTCTAGCTGTTTTTGTGACATCGGTTATCAAACCAGGCTAGTtcactttgactttgactttggtTTTAACTTTATTGTTTGACTATCAAAGTGCTTATGTGAGCCATGGGTGTTTGAAAGTACGTTTTaaagtaattattattttattattatgtttgtaaaataaaataattaaaaaaattatttgtgaacatattttacttatataatattttagacACTAGATAACGAtccaatcatttttttaagaaatattGTATAATTACTGACAATCAAACAATGTGTTAacataaatacaataaaagTAAGGTTAGAAATTATTAAAAGCCCACACAAAAAGctcaatattataaattataaaatattatataaaagccCAACCAACTTCATTTGAAATTTTGAGCTTTTTTGTAGGCTTTTAATAATTTCTAAGCTTTCATTTAAACTTTTATGAGTTCTTTAGACTTTGTGTACACATAAATACCCGCGTGTCATCAtagaatatgtttttttttacatgaCAATGTTTTGGATCCAAACTTATGTAAAGTATTTGAacccaattttaaaaattaaaaaaaaactaaacattcatgtaacaataacaacaaaaaaaataaaattataattgtgTGAAATTGTATGATGGAAACATGAAATCCAAAATTTTAGAGTTAAGAAActgaaaacgaaaactttgatgtggggcaaaagttaaaagatatatatttaaaagttaaattgaaaattaataGGTATTATTATGTTGTATAAGAATTTGTACATTTCACACATAAAGAGCTAGTaaatttatataggtttttaagatatataaaaaattaatgcaTATAAAATATACGTTTAAATCAACAACAAGGCCTTATATAATAGGTTACTTATGAACAAagatgaaaaaagaaagaagaaggaattgccgtttaaaacaaaaaacaaaaagaatagaAACATGTTGTGTTGCCTTGAACAAATTGTAGCTTATTCGTAGCACAAAAAAAAACAGGTGAAAAGTTATCTTAATTTCTACAATGTGCATAACATTTACTACCTAGCATACTTGTACTATACGCATAACATTTGATACATAACGTattggtttttagaaaatatctataataataaaactaatataggGGTGGGGGTACATTAGGCACCTCTAATCCCCCTCCTTTAGCCTTATCCACCATCCTTATTAATCATCtacttttataatattaatctaaattaatttacactttttggttttcatcacaaatttacactttaaccccaatctaaaacattttttttttttttgaacattcaaaaAGCTTTGattaatccaaaaaaaaaacctagcgAGTTGCTAGGAGAAACAAAGTTCAGGTACAGAAAACAGAGagaaaagaacaaaaacaaaagttcAGAGATGCTAAACATTAAAACTACTCCAGTTTTTCCATTCTATGTGGTACTTTTTGGATCTATTCGCTACCCACAGGAAGCTTATGTTCTTAATTTCCTTTGTTGCGAACAGGATCGAAGGCTGCTTGTTTGAGAATGTACAGTCGTTTCGGCATTTCCATATAACCCAGCAGTAAGCGAGTGTTACAAGGTTAAGGAGCTTTCGTTTAGACGGGGAGATCCAAGATACTTTCTGTATACTAAAGAGCTCTCTGAGATCAGTATGGGTATAGGCTGGGAGTTGACACCAATTGATGATGAAGTGCCATAAACTTCGCGCAAAGTGGCAGTTGAGGAAGAGGTGATCAGAAGTTTCTTCATGTGCTTTGCAGAGAGGGCAGAGGGTTGAGTTGgtttatatgtttcttttttgcaGCTGGTCATATCTAGGGAGTCTATTCATCTCGATTCTCCATCCAAGTATGTTGGCTTTCATAGGTGCTAACCGGTTCCATGGAAAGAGCCAGTGATTGGGACCATGAAGAGTGGCTTGTAAGCATGCTTTCATTGATTTCACTGAGAAGGAACCTGCGCTATCTTTCGTCCATCTCCATGAGTCTTCATAGTTGTGAAGAGTTACTTGAGAGATTTGGGAGATCATGTCTTGTAGTTGTTGGAGTTCCACAGAATTTGACGGGGGTCTTGACCACTTCCATTCCCACTGTGAGTATCGTCCATTACCTGTGCATCTTTCCTTAATGGTGCATCCTTTTTGGCTTTCGAGTCGGAAAAGATCTGGAAAAGATTCTGAGAGAGCCGCCGGGCCAAGCCAAACATCAGTCCAGAAGCGAATGGATTCGCCATTTCCAACATGACCTGCAAAAAGATTCTCCAAGGCAATATTGTATGAACTGAGATGGGAGTTTAGGTTGGAGATTGTCCTCCAAGCTCCCACCAGATTAGAACGACAAGGTAGCGGTGAACAGTTTTTGTTCGAGAAGTGGATGGATTTAATTACACGACACCATAGGTTGTGGGGTTCGTTGTGGAAACGCCACCACCATTTAGCTAAAAGTGCCAAGTTTTTAGATTGGAGACAACCCAACCCTAGCCCGCCCGCTTCCAGAGGTGAAGTAATTCTATCCCAAGAGACCCAAGGTATTTTTTTGGAGCCAttgccacccccccccccccaaaagaAATTTCTACGGATTGATTCGAGCTTAGAGAGAACACTTACCAGGGCTTTGTACAACGAGAAATAATGTGTTGGGAGACTGTCAAGCACAGAACGAATGAGAGTTATCCTTCCACCAATCGAGAGGGTAGATGCTTTCCATTGAGAGAGTCGGGATTCAAAGGTTCGGATGACAGGGAGCTAATTTTTGATAAGATTCATATTTGAACCCACAGGATGTCCAAGATATGATATGGGGAAGGTGTCGATATTGCATTTGAGGATGTTGCCTGAGGTTTGGATTGTATCAGGTGATAGATTGAGTCCGAAAAAGCTGGACTTGTGCTTGTTGATTTTGAGGCCCGATACTAGGTTAAAAACCCTCATGATTCTGTTAATATTGTGGAGGTGTGTTGTAGACCAGGACCCGAATAAAATGGCATCATCGGCATACAAAAGGTGGATCAGTTTTGGGCCGAAATTTGGTAAAGTAATGCCAGAGATAAGGCCCACATTCGATGCTCTATGGATGATATTAGAAAAAGCTTCCATTGCAATTATAAACAAAAAGGGTGAAAGAGGATCACCTTGGGGGACACCTCTCTCGCAATTGAACTCTTCAGTAGGGCAACCATTCACGAGTACGGCAGACCTTGTTGAGGCGAGAAGGCCCCGAATCCATAGAAGCCATCTATCTGGGAAGCCCATTTGCTCCATTATTGAAAGCAGGAAGTTCCAGTTCACCGTATCGAAGGCTTTTTCAAAGTCAATTTTGAAGCAGAAGGATTCTCACTTGTTCTTTTTCAGCCATGATATGATCTCATTTAACATAAGAGGGCCTTCGAGAACATTCCTGTCTGAAAGGAAAGCGGTTTGAGTTTGGGAAATTACTTTAGAGATCTTTCCTTTGATACGATTTGCAAGGGTCTTGGAGATGGTTTTCTTAATGCATCCAATGAGGGTGATAGGGCGGAAATCTCCAAGAGATCTTACAGCGGCTGTTTTAGGAATGAGGGTAATATGAGATGGGCTGCAACCACGACTTAAAGTACCAGTGTGAAAGAAATCAATCATGATGTTCAGGAAGTAAAATTTGAGAGAGTCCCAAAAGCGTTTAACAAAACCAAAGTTGAAACCGTCTGGGCCTGGAGCCTTTTCGCTTTCACACTCCCAAACTGCATTCTTGATTTcacttttaatttacactttttggttttcaataaccaatttacactttaacccaatttataataattaacttatactttttgatttttcatcaccaatttacactttaatctaatttaaaaataattaattatactttttgattttccatcaccaatttacaattaaaaataattaatttacactttttggttttccatcaccaatttacaatttcacccaatttaaaaataattaatttacacttttcggttttattggtaacctataatataactcacgtacgaccaaaaaaaaaagaagctacgatcaactacaaaaggttttttccttttatatactttgcacataattaattattattattattattattattattattattattattattattattattattattattattattatttaatattgaattcttatgttattgttattattatttcttttaatttagtttgaggttggttttggttttttcttcaacaacaaaaaatataaccacattagttcatcttgaagatattaagccaacacatgttaaccattatttacgactccgtgttgtgcatgtatggactgtttcggagtagaacaacccgaagaaaatcaaaacgtttgagatggtctttgttgatgaattggtatgtatttttcaaattttatagtttacacttttagaatataagaaactgtgaatattttatttaactaaagttggaaaaaaagggtaaactgtaatcaatatttacacgaagttaattttcgtatgtttcttctttagttttcgtattgattaagttgtgatacaTGACttaactaatataaatattatttttcgtatattttttatattaaattttgtatttgtaacctatattaactcttaggatttacgattatatctttctataaccttttagatataaactCTAAATTTGTTATGAGtaggtttctgattactttaatatattgacttaaattattttgatatcgttttgaaagtagctcattaatggtgtatacttagGATTTACGGTTATATCTTTCTGTaaacttttagataaaaagttgaattttgcttcggatcttatgaaaagcatgatatcaattttaaataatacctttagataaaaccctttgatccacgttatgtttaggatttaacacaacaggagatgactttgcaaggtttttagctcgactctttttttttttatcaacaatttgttttcctatctttcttgcattaggcgataaaatcatttgatcgacgtttGGAATGTCGTTTGTTGGGTTCCATTTTTATCCTGAATAATTTTCATGgatctgtatgcaaagatgtttattcaattcttatggttaatttgtttaaggtgtatttttttaaaattggattaaatacatagaaacacactaaCAGAACTTACCtgttttttccatgttttttgctatttgcagggcactatcatacatggctcggtcaatggtgaatggacggacaattttaggagtattttgaccgatggagtgactatttagctagcaaatttccaagttgatttcggtatatctatttaatatatttgaattctaattatttatctttgattcatatattttgagactacccgtccattggacgggtctgAACACTAGTAATAGTATGTAtttgataatgataaatattttaccTTGGTTATGTTATTTCCCTAATTAAGCCTACAAATGTTTATACCCTTTGTATTTGATAAATTTTGGTTATTTTACACCTGAGATCCCCGAGCTACTTGAAATGGTCCAACTAGTCATGCATAGTAATGTTATGACTGGATAATTGTAGTTTTTAAATATCTTAGTTTTgcttaacaaataaaaatgaatgaCGACGCAGTTTGTTACCCATTTGTCTTCTATAGTATAACTGTGGTGTTTTATATGAGTAAAACAATATAACACGTATAGTATAACCTATATAAAAACATTTCACGTGAATAGTGAAACAACTTGGCTGTTTGTTGGGCTGTTGGCTCGTCAGCTAACTTGTCtacttggattttttttttctctttttcttagTTAGTGTGTTATGTAGATGTCACTTGCCTTCTttgtgcttttattttttattgagaaattatcacaaatcgtccctaTGATTTGCTCGATT harbors:
- the LOC122604149 gene encoding receptor protein kinase CLAVATA1-like; translated protein: MKIISVVAFCIIIITFLLEFSNGYSDLDALLKLKASMVLTPTGSGLYDWKAPAKRNSSRVSNLHCSFSGVSCDENSRVTSLIISNTPLFGTIPKEIGNLNKLVNLTLVFNNLTGAFPLEMSNLTRIRFINLSSNSFTGELPGVVIAGMTKLKAFDVYNNNFKGKLPVEFAKLRNLKTFLLGGNFFHGEIPEEYSEFPKLQRLGLQRNDLSGRIPGSLSKISTLKELKLGRFNRYQGGIPQEFGSFKRLELLDLAFCNLSGEIPESLGNLERLHVLYLFRNNFSGDIPQSLSGLVSLKELDFSENQLTGGIPESLSELKNLTLLNLFDNHLEGLLPPFIGDLPNLEVLQLFDNSFTSSVLPKNLGRNGKLRVLDVSQNCLTGMIGQDLCKGGNLQELILMENSFFGPLPAQLGSCKSLTKIRINNNYFNGSIPIGIFSLPELYMLDLRNNDFSGELPAEKYGPSLEVISISNNSVTGNIPSGISGSVNLRILSLELNNFVGELPKEIFNLKSLYKIDLSGNNLTGIIPDSIGNCSGLTSVDFSRNNIYGEIPKDFQKLASLSNLNLSRNRLMGEIPSILGHINSLTALDLSYNKLSGIVPSEGLLQVFNDTILTGNPNLTLPDAVHGPHRSKDHKRHSIIKSKLLIILSTVVLFTILICFGALVSIMCIKKRHTRTLGNDISETWKLTTFQKLGFEVEDIVECLKEENVIGRGGAGTVYHGLMPNGVDIAIKCLNSREYGFDAEIQTLGRYKHKNIVRLLGFVTKGEINLLIFEYMSNGSLGDILHGPGGEYLQWEIRYKIAVDVAKGLCYLHHDCSPMIIHRDVKSNNILLDSDFEAHVADFGLAKFLRRSGTSEYMSCIAGSFGYIAPEYVHTLKVDEKSDVYSFGVVLLVLISGKKAVGEFGDGVEIVRWVRDTISKIPHPTDSSVVLSLLDSRLSGYNLSSVADVLKISMMCVRYESTTRPSMREVVYMLRDNPPLEATLVA